TGATCAACTAAATTTTTGTAGACTTACTCCTTCAAAACAGCTCCAATTCCTTTCACAACCCGAGGCACTTGATGTTAAAGAGAGGATTCTAATAGCAAACTTTTGCAGTGTTGGAACTTGTGTTCCATAATTTGCCCACCACTTAGCTGCACAAGAAAAATACTTAAGATTTATACAACAAGGCTGAGCAGCCAACTACCAAATTTGATGCAAATAACTTAAATACCTGGACTGAAATTATAATCCTTGCAGCCCAACTGAGCTACATTTTTACCAAAATGTCCAGCTTTATCTTTGAACTTGTGGAAGTCTTCATTGAGCACTTGATTTTGCTTGTCATAGTCACCATGGTAGAATGTTTCAACAGCAGCAAAAAACCCATCTATGACATCCTCATTGTGAAAGATAGAGGGCTTGCTGTAGCTATAATAAGGGTTTAAGCAGTATGCAGCCATGTGAATAGGACAGTCCAACCGTTTCTTCATTTTTTCATCCACGATTTCTATTATGCTCTTGTACAAACCAGTCCCATTCTTGTCCAGATTTCCAACAGCTATTCTAATTTCTTCCTTAGCCTTAAGAATTTCACCATAAAGCCAAGGCATTGATGGTTTAGTATCTCCATCAACCATGCGAAGAACGTTAACTAACGGCTCAAATACTCTCAAGCAAAGAGAAACACCATTCCAAAAACTAGGCTTCACTAATGTGGCTGTAGCTTGTACACCTTTGGCACTTTTCTTGACATGGCTAATTTTCTCCCATTCCTCGCTTTGGGACATCATCCTTAGCTGATCTTTCTTCTCATACAAGCTTTGCAAAGTGAGAAAAGTGGAAGCAAATCTGGTCACACCGGGCCTAACAATGTCTCTTTTCTTTGTGAATTTCCTCATTACAGACAATGTCTTGTGGTGGGCATAAATAAAGATGGTTAGACTTTTTGCTGAATCAAGTGTGTTCTTGAACTTTCTCATCTTCCTAATTCCTTCAAGCACTACGTTTATAGTGTGGGTTGCACATGAAGTCCAAAATAGATTGGGTCTCTTGACATAAAGCATATCCTTTGCTGCCATATTGTTTGCAGCATTGTCCGTGACCACTTGCACAATTGTGCTTCTTGCCATCCCCAAACTTCTCAATAAAGTTGTCCACgaactcaaaaatgaattccCCTGTGTGTGACTCAGCTAAGACTTCCTTTGACTGAACAAAAGATGTTCCAATGCAACAATTAATACACAAGTTCATTATACTCCTCCTCTTTTGATCAGTCCAAGCATCAGTCATTAGAGAGCACCCAGTTCTTTTCCATTCTTCAGCTTGATCTTTAACTATCTTTTTTGTATCCTCTACTTCCTCATGTAGTAGCTTCTTTGCACCTGGACCAAAGCGTCCAGCAGCTTCCAACACTTGATCAAACTCATCACAATTTATTGTGTTGAAAGGTATTCCTAAAATTAAAGTACAAGGGTATTTCTTTCCAAATGCAGCAAACAAGATACTTAAATAGTTAAATATAACAACATCCAGCAAATATTTATCCATTTACCTTGCACATAAATCCACCTTGCAATATATCTCTTCAACTTGTGCGCCTTTCTTTCATTATATGTTCTGAAATTTTTGGCTGGTGAAGGTTTCTTTGATTGGAACCCAAAGAACTAGAGTCAAGAGAGTTTGTAAATTTATCCATAGGACCCACTGCTCGTGGTTGAGAGCTGCCAAAATCATCAAGGCCCGTGCCATCATCTGTGTCCATCTCATTCGCAACAGCATCTATGACCTCTTGTTTTTTGATAGCCTAGCAATTTTAGCTTTCCTTGAGTCTCCAATAGCTTTCTTGCACTTCTCTCTATCCTCCGGAGTTGCATTGGGGCATGACCGGACTTGGCCTTTTATGCCAGCAATATGTAGCTTGAGCCTATAAATCCCTGCCTTCACAACCATAGGACATAGCTTGCACTTTATCACATTCAAATCAGCTGGATTAACAAGGGTTCCATACTCCCACCCTAGGTCTTCGGAATTCCTTTTAACTGCTGGCTTGTCCACTAGATTAGTGCTACGTGGATTCGAGGCAGCAGATGACATCCTGCAGGTTCCATGCAAGCAATAGGAGCAAGAACATCAAGACATGCTATGAGCTAGTATGCAATTATACAAATATAGGGTTCTTATTAGTTATTACAAATATAGGTCATAATTTTTAAAGGACTTCTCGTACAACCATCTAAGTCACCTCTGTTTTCCAGTTACGTCtactccaaaaaaaaaagaagaatttTCAGAGTTGACTATAGGATCCTGAGAAACATTTACCATGGTTTGCTGTTGATATTACAACTGCAAAATGGAAAAGTAATGCTTAGACTTAAGGCTGTACTGAGCAGGTGAAAACTTAACAAATTTAGTTCAGAATTTTCAAATTCGACTTAGTCGAACCTTCATTTTCTAACTATGAGATGACATATAATTTGTGAGTACAGCACCAATGCTTGAATATATGCTAGAGTCTCTCTTTTCTGAGAGAACAGAACATGAATTGTTTGATCACTAGATCCATCAAGAACATGAATTGTTTGATCACTCTGTAACTATCACCAACCTACATTGCATTGCATTGCA
Above is a genomic segment from Panicum hallii strain FIL2 chromosome 8, PHallii_v3.1, whole genome shotgun sequence containing:
- the LOC112903695 gene encoding uncharacterized protein LOC112903695; translated protein: MARSTIVQVVTDNAANNMAAKDMLYVKRPNLFWTSCATHTINVVLEGIRKMRKFKNTLDSAKSLTIFIYAHHKTLSVMRKFTKKRDIVRPGVTRFASTFLTLQSLYEKKDQLRMMSQSEEWEKISHVKKSAKGVQATATLVKPSFWNGVSLCLRVFEPLVNVLRMVDGDTKPSMPWLYGEILKAKEEIRIAVGNLDKNGTGLYKSIIEIVDEKMKKRLDCPIHMAAYCLNPYYSYSKPSIFHNEDVIDGFFAAVETFYHGDYDKQNQVLNEDFHKFKDKAGHFGKNVAQLGCKDYNFSPAKWWANYGTQVPTLQKFAIRILSLTSSASGCERNWSCFEGIHTKKRNRLTCERVEQLVYVRFNHLHAKRKNKAQNNKRADLLVATEATFAQGWMAQGADEEGSDVDPVIGLTWRLIAETCGPDEVTKLRRSARLAMEREIEEEPLSETDGEPINEEDIDFESDQDVVITTGYELEGEEDNDG